One genomic region from Chthonomonas calidirosea T49 encodes:
- a CDS encoding ABC transporter permease has translation MTSLSSLQALLVATLYSAVPLILAAMGGVLSERSGVVNIALEGFMLIGAFVGIWGESAAEHHGFHALAASLLGILLVVAVGALLGLLHAFFTQHTKMDHVVSGLGINLLAAGATHYAYLTLYPNGVMVTGLSRASFLYLAVPLPLFIFGLLYRTRFGLRLRASGENPENAILSGMKPIPIRYAAVTLSGVLGALGGAYLSMADAHSFSTDMSAGKGYVALAAVIFGKWNPIGAALGALFFGFFYALQTQLQISNIHLTFLGVDWSNPYILDTLPYLMTVAALLSVVGRIVPPASLGRTLDEN, from the coding sequence ATGACCTCCTTATCAAGCCTCCAGGCGCTTCTCGTCGCAACGCTCTATAGTGCTGTTCCACTCATCTTGGCCGCTATGGGCGGTGTGCTATCCGAACGCTCTGGTGTCGTTAATATCGCTCTTGAGGGCTTTATGCTCATCGGTGCCTTTGTAGGCATATGGGGCGAATCCGCCGCCGAGCATCACGGCTTCCATGCTCTTGCTGCGAGCCTCCTAGGCATCCTCCTTGTCGTCGCCGTTGGAGCCCTACTCGGTCTTTTGCATGCATTTTTCACGCAGCATACCAAGATGGACCACGTGGTAAGCGGCCTTGGCATCAATCTGCTTGCTGCAGGAGCAACCCACTATGCCTATCTCACGCTCTATCCAAATGGAGTAATGGTAACAGGCCTATCAAGAGCCTCCTTCCTCTATCTAGCAGTGCCGCTGCCCCTCTTCATCTTCGGGCTTCTCTACCGCACCCGCTTCGGATTGCGCCTACGAGCCTCCGGTGAAAACCCTGAAAACGCGATTCTTAGCGGTATGAAGCCTATTCCCATTCGCTATGCTGCCGTTACACTTTCAGGCGTCCTAGGTGCACTTGGTGGTGCATACCTCTCCATGGCAGATGCCCACAGTTTCTCCACCGACATGTCGGCTGGAAAAGGCTATGTGGCTCTTGCCGCAGTGATCTTTGGCAAATGGAATCCCATCGGAGCTGCCCTCGGTGCACTCTTCTTTGGCTTCTTCTATGCCCTCCAAACCCAACTCCAAATCAGTAATATCCATCTTACTTTCCTTGGTGTGGACTGGAGCAATCCCTATATTCTCGATACCCTACCCTATCTTATGACGGTGGCCGCTCTGCTTAGTGTGGTTGGACGCATCGTACCCCCAGCCTCCTTAGGCCGTACCCTCGATGAAAATTAG
- a CDS encoding ABC transporter permease, protein MVPTVISRPGLLRSLISVAAALLLAALLLGLSGYNVAMAFGTLWSGATGIIAGPAHGSQQVPLGSFHLDLFQLAQTLTQFIPLLLCGLAVAVGLQAGLFNIGGQGQFIAGAVTAAAVGVAWPTLPSFFHLPLALLTGTLAGAVWGGLAGLLKAWRQVNEVVSTIMLNYVADNIANYLITHSLKDPHNQAPQTAAVSPSATLPILVRHTNLSTGLFLALLAVPVLGLLVQRTALGFRIRAVGRNAKAARVAGVPVKHTIVITMALSGALAGLAGTIQVLGAQHRYFPNLAGTYGFDGIAVALLAGIDSTSVFYSALFFGALAGGAGYLQDQTNIPDSLGRIIQAIIILFVGMRFLLYQRKRKQTLTHSETMPVQDSTAL, encoded by the coding sequence ATGGTTCCAACAGTTATCTCACGTCCTGGACTCCTTCGCTCTCTTATAAGTGTTGCAGCCGCTCTACTCCTGGCCGCTTTGCTTCTCGGACTGTCCGGCTATAACGTCGCTATGGCGTTCGGTACCCTCTGGAGCGGAGCAACCGGTATTATTGCCGGGCCTGCTCATGGAAGCCAACAGGTTCCGTTAGGGTCTTTTCATCTCGATCTCTTCCAGCTCGCCCAAACCCTTACCCAGTTTATCCCCCTACTGCTTTGCGGCCTAGCTGTCGCCGTAGGTCTGCAAGCCGGCCTTTTTAATATTGGCGGTCAGGGCCAATTTATCGCGGGTGCTGTTACTGCCGCCGCCGTGGGCGTCGCATGGCCTACCCTGCCCTCGTTTTTCCATCTCCCTCTTGCCCTGCTTACCGGAACGCTCGCCGGTGCCGTTTGGGGAGGGCTTGCCGGCCTTCTTAAAGCATGGCGCCAAGTAAACGAAGTGGTCTCTACCATCATGCTCAACTACGTGGCAGACAACATCGCGAACTACCTCATCACGCATAGCCTCAAAGACCCTCACAATCAGGCTCCACAAACAGCCGCCGTATCGCCAAGTGCTACCTTGCCGATTCTTGTGAGGCATACAAACCTCTCTACCGGGCTCTTCCTCGCCTTGCTTGCCGTGCCCGTGCTCGGCCTCCTTGTCCAGCGCACGGCGCTGGGCTTCCGAATTCGAGCGGTAGGGCGAAACGCAAAAGCCGCACGCGTCGCTGGGGTTCCTGTAAAGCATACCATCGTCATCACCATGGCTCTCTCTGGCGCCCTGGCAGGCCTAGCAGGTACCATCCAGGTACTTGGGGCACAACATCGCTACTTCCCGAACCTAGCGGGCACCTATGGGTTCGATGGTATTGCGGTCGCTCTCCTGGCCGGCATTGATAGTACCTCCGTGTTTTATAGCGCCCTCTTTTTCGGCGCTCTTGCCGGTGGGGCAGGCTACCTGCAAGACCAAACAAATATCCCTGACTCTTTAGGCCGCATCATCCAGGCTATCATCATTCTTTTCGTTGGTATGCGCTTCTTGCTTTATCAACGCAAAAGAAAGCAGACGCTAACTCATTCCGAAACGATGCCAGTTCAGGATTCCACAGCTCTATGA
- a CDS encoding polysaccharide deacetylase family protein, translating into MRAFRYAVLWASICCLFVGLWLEVGAVRGELHHGVHRRELVQKKTPLLSEGMLPKPVPGAAKQFAAVLVWHDIVPKTKQVWFDTTLSTFRRQLELIHRGGFHVITLRQLYDHLTKGTPLPPKPIALTFDDNNQGIYYYAFPLLRRYGYPATLFVHTGYVGVTTDKRHNTWDMLRTMVQSGLIDVQSLTQSHPENILLLSDKQIVKELVNSRRSIELHLGIPVYAFVYPCDKHDLRVAEDVYRTGYEIAFTEDRGNACASPNLYLVHRYAAILCFDQALSDVAHAWH; encoded by the coding sequence ATGCGCGCTTTTCGATATGCAGTACTTTGGGCAAGCATCTGTTGCCTGTTCGTAGGGCTCTGGCTTGAAGTTGGCGCGGTTAGGGGTGAGCTTCATCACGGTGTCCATCGGCGTGAGCTGGTCCAAAAGAAGACACCCTTACTCTCTGAGGGAATGTTGCCGAAGCCGGTACCAGGGGCAGCGAAACAGTTCGCTGCCGTATTGGTTTGGCATGATATCGTACCAAAAACCAAGCAGGTCTGGTTCGACACAACTTTATCTACCTTTCGTAGGCAGCTCGAGTTGATCCATCGAGGGGGTTTTCATGTCATTACGCTGCGTCAGTTATATGATCATCTCACGAAAGGTACACCACTTCCTCCGAAACCTATTGCGCTGACGTTTGACGATAACAATCAGGGCATCTACTACTATGCATTTCCGCTCCTACGTCGCTATGGCTATCCTGCGACCCTATTTGTGCATACTGGCTATGTGGGGGTAACGACTGACAAGCGTCATAACACTTGGGATATGCTTCGCACCATGGTGCAGAGCGGTCTGATTGATGTGCAGAGTTTAACCCAAAGCCACCCTGAAAACATTCTATTGCTATCGGACAAGCAGATCGTCAAAGAGTTAGTGAACTCTAGACGCTCTATTGAACTGCATCTAGGAATACCGGTTTACGCCTTTGTTTATCCTTGTGACAAACACGATCTGCGAGTTGCGGAAGACGTCTATCGTACAGGGTACGAGATCGCTTTCACGGAGGATAGGGGCAATGCTTGTGCCTCACCAAATCTCTACTTGGTACACCGATATGCTGCCATTCTCTGCTTTGACCAGGCGCTATCCGATGTCGCTCATGCCTGGCACTGA
- a CDS encoding ABC transporter ATP-binding protein, with protein MEHITRRFPGVIANDDVHLYVKRATFHALIGENGAGKSTLLGILYGRILPDEGRIFLYERDVTQELRSPADAIRLGIGLVSQHHALIPALTVLENILLGVEPILAGGLLAPSQALEHIQELAVQLGLSPVVLKQRVEQLSLATLQKVEILKALYRNAKILLLDEPTATLAPAEVEALFSLLHRLVETGTTVIFVTHKLREVMAHSEYITVLRRGRNAGDFQTSHVQPEQLLAAMLGSSESDIQSRLLSGATVSTVTTPQSTASDSALPPLLKLEHISVRNDHGALSLQDISLQLFPAEIVGVAGVDGSGQKELAEAIVGLRDVESGRIFLDNEEITCQTVASRRNRGIAYIPEDRHQEGLVLDFSVAENLLLGHELQTQWGGGYFLNYKVLHQQATDIANRYDVRLGSQGVQAPVRTLSGGNQQKIVIARALESRPCLLIAYQPTRGLDIGATRFVHNALQEAASKGAAILLFSLDLDEILLLAHRIVVLYNGHIAGILPRSDASVERIGHLMTGSNT; from the coding sequence ATGGAACATATTACTCGCCGTTTCCCCGGTGTCATCGCAAACGATGACGTGCATCTCTACGTTAAAAGAGCCACTTTTCATGCTCTCATTGGGGAGAATGGCGCGGGCAAGTCTACCCTTCTTGGCATTCTGTATGGTCGTATTCTGCCGGATGAGGGCCGCATCTTTCTCTATGAACGCGATGTAACGCAAGAACTTCGCTCTCCAGCTGATGCGATTCGTCTCGGAATCGGTCTCGTTAGCCAACACCATGCGCTGATACCGGCGCTTACCGTGCTCGAAAACATCTTGCTAGGTGTTGAGCCAATCCTCGCCGGAGGCCTACTTGCTCCGTCTCAAGCACTCGAACACATTCAAGAATTGGCCGTGCAGCTCGGTCTGTCCCCAGTAGTTCTGAAACAACGCGTTGAGCAGCTCTCGCTGGCTACCCTGCAAAAGGTCGAAATTCTGAAAGCGCTCTATCGCAACGCCAAAATATTGCTCCTAGACGAACCTACTGCTACGCTCGCTCCTGCCGAAGTCGAGGCGCTTTTTAGCCTCCTTCATCGGCTCGTTGAAACCGGAACTACGGTCATTTTCGTTACTCATAAGCTGCGGGAGGTCATGGCTCATAGCGAATATATCACCGTACTACGGCGTGGTCGGAACGCCGGTGACTTTCAAACGAGCCATGTTCAACCAGAGCAGCTTCTTGCAGCCATGCTGGGCTCCTCAGAAAGCGACATCCAATCTCGTCTCCTTTCTGGAGCAACAGTCTCTACCGTTACTACCCCTCAATCAACCGCATCCGACAGCGCTCTTCCCCCGCTGCTAAAGCTTGAACATATCTCAGTGCGTAACGATCACGGCGCTTTAAGCCTCCAAGATATCTCTTTGCAACTCTTTCCTGCAGAGATCGTAGGTGTTGCCGGAGTGGATGGCAGCGGTCAGAAGGAACTTGCGGAGGCCATTGTTGGACTACGAGACGTGGAATCTGGGCGTATCTTTCTCGACAACGAAGAGATCACATGCCAGACCGTTGCAAGCAGACGGAACAGAGGCATCGCCTACATCCCGGAGGATCGCCATCAAGAGGGTTTAGTACTCGATTTCAGTGTGGCCGAGAATCTGCTCTTAGGGCACGAGCTTCAAACGCAGTGGGGCGGAGGATACTTTCTCAATTACAAGGTGCTTCATCAACAAGCTACCGATATCGCTAACCGCTACGATGTTCGTCTCGGGAGCCAGGGTGTACAAGCCCCCGTTAGAACGCTTTCAGGTGGCAATCAACAGAAAATCGTTATTGCTAGGGCTTTGGAAAGCCGACCATGTCTCCTCATTGCCTATCAACCAACGCGCGGCCTCGACATAGGGGCTACTCGATTTGTCCACAACGCACTGCAAGAAGCGGCCTCCAAAGGAGCGGCCATTCTCCTGTTTTCCCTGGATTTGGATGAGATACTGCTTCTCGCCCATCGAATCGTCGTGCTTTACAACGGGCACATCGCTGGCATCCTACCTCGTTCCGACGCTAGCGTGGAACGCATAGGTCATCTCATGACAGGAAGCAACACATAA
- a CDS encoding fused DSP-PTPase phosphatase/NAD kinase-like protein, with protein MRHSRVWLACSLLVLYVLGACDNTEQGAKKGTNVRAPTSEVTSAENASGLRPALPHATKPTDLNMGALKEAQHTIANVHVVEPFLLRGAAPTAKGVACLKALGIRTVIDLRIAPKHVAAERKLVESAGMHYVNLPMSAEPPTQKEIDTFLTIVRDPNKEPVYVHCQYGADRTGCMVGLYREIYEGWNYQKTYSEMRRYGFKPYLHKLAATVQKYQPGSPEAKSERAKVDALLEHETIKP; from the coding sequence TTGCGACACAGCAGAGTCTGGTTGGCTTGCAGCCTCTTAGTTCTTTACGTGCTTGGGGCCTGTGATAATACAGAACAAGGAGCCAAAAAGGGCACAAACGTTCGTGCGCCCACTAGCGAAGTGACAAGTGCCGAGAATGCTTCGGGTTTACGGCCTGCCCTACCTCATGCTACAAAACCGACGGATTTGAATATGGGTGCGCTCAAAGAGGCTCAGCATACCATCGCGAACGTGCATGTCGTAGAACCGTTTCTCTTGCGGGGTGCTGCGCCAACAGCAAAAGGTGTTGCGTGTTTGAAGGCATTAGGGATAAGAACCGTAATAGATTTACGGATCGCTCCAAAACATGTGGCGGCAGAGCGCAAACTGGTGGAGTCTGCTGGAATGCACTACGTGAATCTGCCCATGAGCGCTGAACCACCGACGCAGAAAGAGATTGACACGTTTTTGACGATAGTGCGCGATCCTAACAAAGAGCCGGTCTATGTGCACTGTCAGTACGGAGCCGATCGAACAGGGTGTATGGTCGGCCTTTACCGAGAGATCTATGAGGGCTGGAACTACCAAAAAACCTACTCTGAGATGCGGCGATATGGCTTTAAACCCTATCTGCACAAGCTTGCTGCGACGGTGCAAAAGTACCAACCAGGTTCACCGGAGGCAAAGTCAGAAAGAGCGAAAGTGGACGCTCTGTTGGAGCATGAAACCATAAAACCTTAG
- a CDS encoding aminopeptidase codes for MRDPRYEKLAKLLVTHSMKVKSGDKVLIEAFDIPVDFTVTLIRAVAEAGGEPLVSTYHQQVLRALFQVATEDQMCTIGSVERARMEAVQCYVGVRGSHNITELSDVPSEKMALYEKFWWHYVHSEVRVPKTRWVVLRWPHPSMAQAAGMSTEAFEDFYFRVCTEVDYAKMAQAMEPLRELMESTDRVRIVGPGTELTFSIQGIPAVGCAGERNIPDGELFTCPVRDSVEGTIQFNCETLYRGTLFQNIRLTFKRGRIVEATAQAETEKLNAILDTDEGARYIGEWSLAFNPWILKPMKDILFDEKIAGSFHLTPGQAYEEADNGNRSQIHWDMVCIQRPEYGGGEIYFDDKLIRKDGLFVLEELAGLNPDRLVM; via the coding sequence ATGAGAGATCCACGGTATGAGAAACTAGCCAAACTATTGGTGACCCACTCAATGAAAGTGAAGTCGGGAGATAAGGTGCTGATTGAGGCTTTCGATATTCCTGTGGACTTTACGGTCACGTTGATACGAGCCGTAGCGGAGGCAGGTGGTGAACCTCTCGTGAGCACCTATCATCAACAGGTTTTGAGAGCGCTTTTTCAGGTGGCTACGGAAGACCAGATGTGCACGATAGGCTCGGTAGAGCGCGCCCGTATGGAGGCGGTACAGTGCTATGTAGGGGTACGAGGGAGCCACAACATCACGGAGCTATCGGATGTACCATCGGAGAAGATGGCGCTTTATGAGAAGTTTTGGTGGCATTATGTACATTCCGAGGTGCGTGTTCCCAAGACGCGTTGGGTCGTGCTTCGATGGCCTCATCCCAGTATGGCGCAGGCTGCCGGTATGAGCACAGAGGCTTTCGAGGATTTTTATTTCCGTGTCTGTACGGAAGTAGATTATGCAAAAATGGCGCAGGCAATGGAGCCGTTGCGAGAGCTGATGGAAAGCACCGATAGGGTGCGAATTGTTGGGCCAGGCACCGAACTTACTTTTAGCATTCAGGGTATTCCTGCTGTGGGATGCGCCGGAGAGCGTAATATACCGGATGGAGAGCTATTTACCTGCCCCGTGAGAGATTCGGTGGAGGGTACCATTCAGTTTAACTGTGAGACGCTCTACCGGGGAACGCTGTTTCAGAACATTCGTCTTACCTTCAAGAGAGGGCGCATTGTGGAGGCAACGGCCCAGGCCGAGACTGAAAAGCTCAACGCCATTCTTGATACAGACGAGGGGGCGCGCTACATCGGCGAGTGGTCTCTAGCCTTCAATCCCTGGATTCTAAAGCCAATGAAGGACATTCTTTTTGATGAGAAGATCGCAGGCAGCTTTCATCTTACCCCTGGTCAGGCCTATGAAGAGGCGGATAACGGAAACCGATCGCAGATACATTGGGATATGGTCTGCATACAGCGGCCCGAATATGGAGGAGGCGAGATCTACTTTGATGATAAACTTATACGTAAAGATGGGCTGTTCGTTTTAGAGGAGCTCGCAGGTCTAAACCCAGATAGGCTCGTTATGTAG
- a CDS encoding clostripain-related cysteine peptidase, protein MNIRFKFSRLSMLVGVLGLVSASLSGCGGGSSSGGGGPVPSGLPAPGTSPYTSSRQATAAACQPNPHQSGRARWTVLVYINAANNLQPDSLLNVGQMASVGSDGTNLNIVIQWKQANNCPYFSSVNNCGNPSFVGTHRYYILHHSAADVAAIENGDTSSLEDPQERLPDPSTNVNGTSDMGDWHVLANFIQWGATNYPSDHLAVVIWDHGSGALPVLNRSAGRQAVTRAVSQDANTGNQITTQQLAQALAASPRPIDDLIIDASLQCTAEVAYQVRNVARVMVASEESPPGTGYPYDTWLQAIKNGGGTNPCDMGNILIQDTLSTYASPSYTDITQAMVDLSQMGNVAQTINAFGGSLLQHVNDQANLIYNARYNAQYFEFPEYKDLYDFADLVRTSPGVPSDLAQAAYNVENALYGPSGAILAFGHGSSNEAKASGMSIYLPGPQEPSSVDYAVGYDPVYSGLALAQDAPNWPQFLQNQQK, encoded by the coding sequence ATGAATATCCGTTTCAAGTTCTCTCGTCTTAGCATGCTTGTGGGTGTTTTAGGGCTAGTCAGTGCCTCGCTTTCTGGTTGCGGTGGAGGAAGTTCCAGCGGTGGTGGAGGCCCCGTTCCTTCTGGGTTGCCGGCCCCTGGCACCAGTCCCTACACCAGTTCTCGCCAGGCCACGGCTGCGGCCTGCCAGCCGAATCCACACCAATCTGGAAGAGCGCGTTGGACAGTACTTGTCTACATCAACGCCGCCAACAATCTCCAACCAGATAGCCTACTGAATGTGGGCCAGATGGCCTCTGTCGGCTCCGATGGCACAAACCTCAACATTGTTATCCAATGGAAACAGGCGAATAACTGCCCCTACTTCTCTTCTGTCAACAACTGTGGCAACCCCTCTTTTGTTGGAACCCACCGCTACTACATTCTGCACCACTCTGCGGCGGACGTGGCTGCCATAGAAAACGGCGATACCTCTTCTCTGGAAGACCCTCAAGAGCGCCTTCCCGATCCTTCTACCAATGTCAACGGCACTTCGGATATGGGAGATTGGCACGTTCTTGCCAACTTCATCCAATGGGGTGCCACAAACTATCCCTCCGACCACCTCGCCGTTGTGATTTGGGATCACGGCTCCGGCGCGTTACCGGTGCTGAATCGTTCCGCTGGGCGTCAGGCCGTCACGCGGGCGGTCTCTCAAGATGCAAATACAGGCAATCAGATCACAACCCAGCAACTTGCACAGGCACTTGCCGCCTCCCCTCGTCCCATTGACGATCTCATCATAGACGCCTCGCTGCAATGCACTGCGGAGGTGGCCTACCAAGTCCGCAATGTGGCGCGCGTCATGGTGGCGAGCGAAGAGAGCCCTCCGGGCACTGGTTACCCCTATGATACCTGGTTACAAGCCATTAAGAACGGTGGTGGCACCAATCCGTGCGATATGGGCAATATTCTTATTCAAGACACCCTCTCCACCTACGCCAGCCCCAGCTATACCGACATCACACAAGCCATGGTAGACCTTTCACAAATGGGCAATGTGGCACAGACCATTAACGCCTTCGGAGGCAGCCTGCTGCAGCACGTAAACGACCAGGCCAATCTTATCTACAACGCGCGCTATAACGCCCAATACTTTGAATTCCCCGAATATAAAGACCTCTACGATTTTGCCGACCTCGTCCGCACCTCACCTGGGGTTCCTTCCGACCTCGCTCAGGCAGCCTACAACGTTGAAAACGCCCTATACGGCCCTTCGGGTGCTATCCTCGCCTTTGGACACGGCTCTTCCAACGAGGCCAAAGCCAGCGGCATGTCCATCTATCTACCCGGGCCCCAAGAACCAAGCTCGGTAGACTATGCAGTAGGTTATGACCCTGTCTACAGCGGCCTGGCGCTCGCACAAGATGCCCCAAACTGGCCGCAGTTCCTCCAAAATCAACAAAAGTGA
- a CDS encoding polysaccharide deacetylase family protein: MRTSQSRRGRTLHRLLFASFLVCFAFGCGALGTLLGWHYWMHRRPPSIPGIVQSVSAATSNVLSSLGTNPSSDTPGLLTSGTQPIPVIMYHDVVPRKQVWFDLTTEEFARQMQELAEAGAHPITIQQFYDHLSAGKPLPTHPILLTFDDCTLGQFTQALPILEKYRFPAVFFVQTGSVGVTTVKPHMTWEQLKEAESTGLITVESHTVTHPEDLTKISDHQLEEEMEVSKHSIEYHLGHPALFLAYPSGNCDARVALAAQQAGYLAAFTMNRGWAASPAPRYFLPRLTPKRIEDVLAVWRGQQAIAPPLPRLMTIRASPLERGTFTGGTYPVDWIAGGSLTTETLDHRDTVGDMAQQVGAIAALNGTFFADARIASNAGGMIGPCLSSVNGTYQPSDPSDDPRLEGRPLILFSPTHCLVVPYAACFGSSQAVLQQLLPDVTDAFLAGGWIVHYGKALPPEEMRRWSSSDLNDPRHRAFVGIDAQGRYMLGATRDSISTEVLSHLLEKMGVQEAWLLDSGFSTSLIWQNHVLVSGHSEPGVPSRPVPHALFLIGNAAPDAPPPPPDTPLAAGEGAATLQDALSADSTAGAANYYRRHRRRHR; this comes from the coding sequence ATGAGAACCTCACAATCTAGAAGGGGACGCACCCTACATCGGCTCCTATTTGCTAGCTTTCTGGTCTGTTTTGCGTTTGGATGTGGAGCGCTTGGCACTCTACTTGGATGGCACTATTGGATGCATCGTCGTCCACCTTCAATTCCCGGTATCGTACAAAGTGTTTCTGCTGCAACTTCCAACGTGCTTTCAAGTCTGGGCACGAACCCGAGCTCCGACACTCCAGGGCTGTTGACGTCTGGAACCCAGCCCATTCCGGTGATTATGTATCATGATGTGGTGCCCCGCAAGCAGGTTTGGTTCGATCTGACGACAGAGGAGTTTGCCCGTCAGATGCAGGAGTTAGCGGAAGCTGGGGCGCATCCGATAACGATTCAGCAGTTTTATGATCATCTCAGTGCAGGTAAACCCCTGCCCACGCATCCGATTCTGCTTACCTTTGACGATTGCACATTGGGGCAGTTTACGCAGGCACTACCGATTCTCGAAAAGTACCGTTTCCCCGCCGTCTTTTTTGTGCAGACCGGGTCGGTGGGAGTTACCACGGTAAAGCCCCATATGACGTGGGAGCAGCTGAAGGAGGCAGAAAGTACCGGATTGATCACCGTCGAATCTCATACCGTGACACATCCTGAAGATCTCACTAAGATCTCCGATCATCAACTTGAAGAGGAGATGGAGGTGTCCAAGCACTCAATCGAGTACCATTTGGGGCATCCGGCACTCTTTTTAGCTTATCCGAGTGGAAACTGTGATGCACGTGTGGCCTTGGCGGCCCAGCAGGCAGGTTATCTCGCTGCTTTTACCATGAACAGGGGGTGGGCTGCTAGCCCTGCTCCGCGCTATTTTCTACCGCGTTTGACACCGAAGCGCATAGAGGATGTATTGGCGGTTTGGCGAGGTCAACAGGCAATTGCACCGCCCTTACCGCGTCTGATGACTATTCGAGCGAGTCCTTTAGAGCGAGGCACCTTTACAGGAGGTACTTATCCTGTAGACTGGATTGCAGGGGGTAGCCTAACTACGGAAACGCTCGATCATCGCGACACCGTAGGAGATATGGCTCAGCAGGTGGGGGCGATAGCCGCCTTGAACGGCACTTTCTTTGCGGATGCCCGTATCGCAAGCAATGCAGGCGGGATGATCGGGCCTTGTCTGAGCAGCGTAAACGGTACCTACCAGCCTTCTGATCCTTCAGATGATCCGCGGCTGGAGGGGCGACCGCTTATCCTATTTAGCCCCACCCACTGTTTAGTGGTGCCTTATGCGGCCTGTTTTGGTAGCTCACAAGCCGTTCTGCAACAGCTCTTACCAGATGTCACCGATGCTTTTTTGGCAGGAGGCTGGATCGTTCACTATGGAAAGGCACTGCCGCCTGAAGAGATGCGACGTTGGTCCTCCTCTGATCTCAACGATCCGCGGCATCGTGCTTTTGTTGGGATTGATGCGCAGGGCCGTTATATGTTAGGTGCGACGCGAGATAGCATTAGTACAGAGGTGTTATCGCATCTGTTGGAGAAGATGGGGGTTCAGGAGGCTTGGCTCCTCGATTCGGGGTTTAGCACTAGCCTTATCTGGCAGAATCATGTACTGGTTTCTGGACATTCAGAGCCTGGAGTTCCAAGCCGTCCTGTACCGCATGCGCTGTTCCTCATCGGGAACGCCGCCCCGGACGCCCCACCGCCTCCGCCGGATACGCCGCTTGCAGCAGGAGAAGGGGCCGCGACCCTGCAGGATGCCCTTTCTGCCGATAGCACCGCTGGAGCAGCTAACTACTATCGGCGACATCGTAGACGACATAGGTAG
- a CDS encoding OsmC family protein translates to MNEERHLFTLHGVWNGNSDGDGMLTAPRGTNLPFGVPEAFGGKPGRTNPEELLLGAVIACYSITLSILAEKRRLPLERIVVDAEGEVIRQPNRVLKFSAIRLHTKLFLVNADEAQQQTAIECAHKAEEYCMISCALRGNVAISVEPEIVNA, encoded by the coding sequence ATGAACGAAGAGCGACATCTGTTTACTCTACATGGGGTTTGGAATGGAAACTCTGATGGCGACGGGATGCTTACCGCCCCACGGGGAACCAATCTGCCTTTTGGCGTGCCGGAGGCATTCGGGGGAAAGCCAGGGCGCACCAACCCGGAAGAGCTACTGTTAGGAGCTGTGATCGCTTGTTATAGCATTACGCTGTCTATCTTAGCAGAAAAGCGGCGTCTTCCGCTTGAACGCATCGTGGTGGATGCGGAGGGTGAGGTAATACGACAACCCAACCGAGTGCTAAAGTTTTCGGCGATCCGATTACATACGAAACTGTTCCTTGTAAATGCAGACGAGGCTCAACAGCAAACGGCGATCGAATGTGCGCACAAGGCAGAGGAGTATTGTATGATATCTTGTGCCTTGCGCGGCAATGTGGCGATAAGCGTAGAACCCGAGATCGTCAACGCTTAA